A single window of Granulibacter bethesdensis DNA harbors:
- a CDS encoding AIDA repeat-containing protein, which produces MADITVAAGVTSTGLNLNGSAGSARLDVLGTVSNTVANAQGYLVYITVSSGGSAVSTTLARGSYPSTQLILPGGTATGTVVSAGDVQDVSGIASGTVLGMYSWEFVSSGGIASGTTVNGGGQQLVSSGGIASDSTVTGGGQQIVSTGGIASGTKLSNGGQQIVSSGGIASVTTVLQGGGEVVSTGGIARGTTVSQGGFEYILSGGVASGTTLLSGGMQFVSGGGIVSGTVFSSGGSQVLLSGASTTGTSIQVAASQTVSSGATATGTILASGGSQFVSSGGRAISTVVSQDGTQFVLGGSIFSGTVFSSGGSQVLLSGASTTGTSIQVSASQTVSSGATATGTILASGGQQFVSSGGSATGTVLGAGGVEAVAGIASGTVVSSGGMEFVSSGGIANGTLISAGGSQGILVHGSANGTQIGSGGIQSVTSGGIVSGTQISGGGSQTLVLGGTATSTTVSSGGWQFVSSGGVAEASVVSGGTQVVAAAGVASGTNLLGGQQRVAGIAYNVRVVGSGSSGLQVILSGGVASGTTLTSGGYQGISYGGLSINNTIDGEGTILVNSGGVLSGSLSFTGTGSGTLALLGQNSILSNVVISGFQGDDSIDLDSVTYNSSTYIDQTSQSGVIKVVTSGGTSYAFNFANDGMAGRRFLVRQGDGASTEIYATSGLQPGQTISFGSTTVTSVTAAFGFNSGYAGSFANLGAGSVSADGKTYSVTGSSAQVATALANLVVQPAASGASPTMVRLTLSNEAAPLELNLNTSLNQSLAGGSKADTIIGGAGADTLASGSGGGMLQAIGKGDILVGGRGATLFRDGAGSATIFGGRGHDTIDAASGSNMIVTGQAGSTVNLAAAGNVVWSYGADTVSVTDSANTIVGAGGSGTYTMIANKIITTFIQATGASTIVGGNGVSTLFGVGGTMDYMSNGGSDLIVAGTGGTVNLFGAAAADKGGLLAFGQRGAALNYTGRGVADTIIGGTGSVTVSSGSEGIYAGGSAGSNMIAVTGDGTALGGGNGDVLTSTGSGNILVAGSGNETLTGADGNGTEMFAGTGNALMIGSTNSSVVDAFAFANGQGGGSDTISGFTVGVDRLILNGFSGAQADASYATQSMDGAGNMHFTLADNTQITLVGVSALSRSQFG; this is translated from the coding sequence ATGGCTGACATTACTGTTGCTGCGGGTGTTACTTCCACCGGGCTGAATTTGAATGGAAGCGCTGGCAGTGCGAGGCTGGATGTTCTGGGGACTGTCAGTAATACTGTGGCTAATGCACAGGGCTATCTCGTCTATATCACTGTTTCCAGTGGTGGTTCTGCTGTATCGACGACACTCGCTCGGGGATCATACCCCTCCACACAGCTCATCCTGCCTGGCGGCACTGCAACTGGAACCGTTGTTAGCGCGGGCGACGTCCAGGATGTTTCCGGTATCGCTAGTGGCACAGTGCTCGGTATGTACAGCTGGGAGTTTGTTTCGTCAGGCGGTATCGCGAGCGGCACGACGGTCAATGGTGGTGGTCAGCAGCTTGTTTCGTCAGGCGGTATTGCGAGCGACTCGACGGTCACAGGTGGCGGTCAGCAGATTGTTTCCACTGGTGGTATCGCGAGCGGTACGAAGCTCAGTAATGGCGGTCAGCAGATTGTTTCGTCAGGCGGTATCGCGAGCGTCACGACGGTTCTTCAGGGCGGCGGGGAGGTTGTTTCCACTGGCGGTATCGCGAGGGGCACAACGGTTAGTCAGGGCGGCTTTGAGTATATTTTGTCTGGCGGTGTCGCGAGCGGTACGACGCTTCTTTCTGGCGGCATGCAGTTTGTGTCTGGCGGTGGTATCGTCAGTGGAACAGTGTTCAGTTCCGGTGGTAGTCAGGTTCTGCTGAGCGGTGCATCAACGACCGGGACTTCCATTCAGGTGGCTGCGTCGCAGACGGTTTCGTCTGGCGCGACAGCGACTGGAACGATCCTCGCTTCTGGTGGCTCGCAGTTCGTTTCGTCTGGCGGCCGTGCGATCAGCACGGTGGTCAGTCAGGACGGTACGCAGTTTGTGTTGGGAGGCAGTATCTTCAGCGGAACAGTGTTCAGTTCCGGTGGTAGTCAGGTTCTGCTGAGCGGTGCGTCAACGACTGGCACTTCCATTCAGGTGTCTGCGTCGCAGACGGTTTCGTCTGGCGCGACGGCGACGGGAACGATCCTCGCTTCTGGCGGTCAGCAGTTTGTGTCTTCTGGCGGCAGTGCGACTGGAACCGTTCTTGGCGCGGGAGGCGTAGAGGCGGTTGCCGGTATTGCTTCCGGCACTGTGGTCAGCTCTGGCGGCATGGAGTTTGTTTCCTCCGGGGGCATCGCAAATGGCACGCTGATCAGTGCGGGTGGCTCACAGGGTATTCTCGTCCATGGTAGTGCAAATGGGACACAAATCGGTTCTGGCGGAATACAGTCTGTCACTTCCGGTGGTATAGTCAGCGGAACGCAGATCAGCGGCGGCGGCTCTCAAACTCTTGTGTTGGGGGGAACCGCTACATCCACAACAGTAAGTAGTGGAGGCTGGCAATTCGTCAGTTCTGGCGGCGTTGCGGAAGCCAGTGTGGTCAGTGGTGGAACACAGGTTGTTGCGGCAGCTGGCGTGGCGAGTGGCACCAATCTTTTGGGTGGTCAACAGAGAGTTGCCGGGATTGCCTATAATGTCCGGGTTGTCGGTTCTGGCTCCAGTGGTTTGCAAGTCATTTTATCTGGTGGCGTTGCAAGCGGGACGACCCTGACCTCGGGCGGATACCAGGGGATTAGTTACGGCGGTCTGTCGATTAATAACACGATTGACGGCGAAGGGACGATCCTTGTCAATTCAGGTGGTGTACTCAGCGGATCACTTTCTTTCACCGGGACTGGTAGTGGTACCCTGGCTCTTCTGGGCCAGAATTCAATTCTTTCCAATGTGGTAATCAGTGGATTTCAGGGTGATGATTCAATCGACCTTGACAGTGTCACATATAACAGCAGCACCTACATTGATCAGACAAGTCAGTCTGGTGTCATAAAGGTCGTCACGAGTGGTGGTACGAGCTACGCATTTAATTTTGCCAATGATGGTATGGCTGGACGCCGTTTCCTGGTAAGGCAGGGAGACGGAGCCTCTACGGAGATTTATGCAACAAGTGGTCTCCAGCCTGGGCAGACGATTTCGTTTGGTAGCACGACAGTCACCAGCGTGACGGCTGCTTTCGGGTTTAACTCCGGTTATGCTGGTTCTTTCGCCAATCTTGGCGCTGGCAGTGTCAGCGCTGATGGCAAGACCTACAGTGTGACGGGCAGCTCTGCTCAGGTTGCGACGGCGTTGGCGAACCTTGTTGTTCAGCCGGCGGCCAGCGGTGCGTCTCCGACGATGGTGCGTCTGACGTTGTCGAACGAGGCTGCACCGCTTGAGCTGAACCTGAACACGTCGCTGAACCAGTCTCTGGCCGGAGGCTCTAAGGCTGATACGATCATCGGTGGCGCGGGCGCAGATACGCTGGCCAGCGGTTCCGGTGGCGGCATGTTGCAGGCGATTGGCAAGGGCGACATTCTGGTTGGTGGCCGCGGCGCGACGCTGTTCCGTGATGGGGCGGGCTCAGCGACGATCTTTGGCGGTCGGGGTCATGATACGATTGATGCCGCATCTGGTAGCAATATGATCGTAACAGGTCAGGCAGGCAGTACGGTCAATCTTGCTGCTGCCGGGAATGTTGTGTGGAGCTATGGTGCGGATACAGTCTCTGTCACCGATAGCGCGAATACGATTGTTGGTGCTGGCGGCAGTGGGACATATACCATGATCGCCAACAAGATTATCACGACGTTCATTCAGGCAACGGGCGCCAGCACGATTGTTGGTGGTAATGGTGTCTCGACGCTGTTTGGGGTGGGCGGGACAATGGATTATATGTCCAATGGTGGCAGTGACCTGATCGTTGCCGGCACAGGCGGCACGGTCAATCTGTTTGGTGCCGCGGCTGCTGACAAAGGGGGGCTGCTGGCATTTGGCCAGCGGGGTGCAGCGCTGAACTATACGGGGCGTGGTGTTGCAGACACGATCATTGGAGGCACGGGAAGCGTGACCGTTAGCTCCGGCAGCGAAGGTATCTATGCTGGTGGATCTGCTGGTTCGAACATGATTGCCGTGACGGGTGATGGCACGGCGCTGGGTGGTGGCAACGGTGACGTTCTGACTTCTACGGGGAGTGGCAACATTCTGGTTGCGGGCTCTGGGAATGAGACGCTGACGGGTGCTGATGGAAACGGTACAGAGATGTTTGCGGGGACTGGCAATGCGCTGATGATCGGCAGCACGAACAGTTCTGTCGTGGATGCATTTGCGTTTGCCAACGGTCAGGGCGGAGGCTCTGACACGATCAGCGGGTTTACGGTGGGTGTTGATCGTCTGATCCTGAACGGGTTCTCTGGTGCACAGGCTGATGCGTCTTATGCGACGCAGAGTATGGACGGGGCCGGCAACATGCACTTTACGCTGGCGGATAACACGCAGATTACGCTCGTCGGTGTCTCCGCACTCAGCCGAAGCCAGTTTGGATGA
- the betA gene encoding choline dehydrogenase — protein MSNLQEYDYIVIGAGSAGNVLATRLTEDAGTRVLLLEAGGPDYRFDFRTQMPAALAYPLQGRRYNWAFETEPEPFMNNRRMECGRGKGLGGSSLINGMCYIRGNAMDYDGWAERDGLEEWSYAHCLPYFRKAETRDIGPNDYHGGDGPVSVTTSKLGRPGGGANPLFEAMVEAGVQAGYPRTDDLNGYQQEGFGPMDRTVTKQGRRASTARGYLDQARKRKNLTILTHALTDRILFAGKRAIGVAFLHGGESKIAYARQEVLLCGGAIASPAILQRSGVGPASVLKALDIAPVQIMEGVGSNLQDHLEMYMQYECLEPVSLYPALLWWNQPKIGAEWMFLGKGLGASNHFEAGGFIRSHDDFAWPNIQYHFLPVAISYNGTNAVQMHGFQAHVGSMRSPSRGRVQIVSRDPEVYPSILFNYMSHEQDWREFRAAIRITREIMAQPALDQYRGRELSPGMELTSDADLDAFVRSHAETAYHPSCSCAMGTDDAAVVDAEGRVHGLEGLRVVDASIMPLITTGNLNAPTIMMAEKIADRIRGRASLPPSDAPYYRADGAPVRGTCARRAFGRDVNVS, from the coding sequence ATGAGCAATTTGCAGGAATACGATTACATCGTGATCGGCGCAGGCTCGGCTGGCAATGTGCTGGCCACCCGCCTGACCGAGGATGCCGGAACGCGCGTTCTGCTGCTGGAGGCAGGCGGCCCTGATTACCGCTTCGACTTCCGTACCCAGATGCCGGCGGCGCTGGCCTATCCGCTGCAGGGGCGCCGCTATAACTGGGCGTTCGAGACGGAGCCGGAGCCGTTCATGAACAATCGCCGCATGGAATGCGGGCGTGGCAAGGGACTGGGTGGTTCCTCACTGATCAACGGCATGTGCTATATTCGCGGCAACGCGATGGATTACGATGGTTGGGCGGAACGGGACGGGCTGGAGGAATGGAGCTACGCCCATTGCCTGCCCTATTTCCGCAAGGCCGAGACGCGGGATATCGGCCCCAATGACTATCATGGCGGTGATGGCCCGGTATCCGTCACCACATCGAAGCTCGGCAGACCGGGCGGCGGTGCCAACCCGCTGTTCGAGGCAATGGTGGAAGCCGGCGTGCAGGCGGGCTATCCGCGCACTGATGACCTGAACGGCTATCAGCAGGAAGGTTTCGGACCGATGGATCGCACGGTCACGAAACAGGGCCGCCGTGCCTCCACAGCGCGGGGTTATCTGGATCAGGCGCGGAAGCGGAAGAACCTGACCATCCTGACCCATGCCCTGACCGACCGCATCCTGTTCGCGGGCAAGCGCGCCATCGGGGTTGCGTTCCTTCATGGCGGAGAAAGCAAAATCGCTTATGCAAGGCAGGAGGTTCTGCTGTGTGGCGGGGCAATTGCCTCCCCGGCGATTTTGCAACGCTCGGGTGTTGGTCCGGCTTCCGTGCTGAAGGCGCTCGATATTGCACCGGTGCAGATTATGGAAGGTGTCGGCAGCAATCTTCAGGATCATCTGGAGATGTACATGCAGTATGAATGTCTGGAGCCTGTCTCACTTTACCCTGCGCTGCTGTGGTGGAATCAGCCGAAGATCGGCGCGGAGTGGATGTTTCTCGGCAAGGGCCTCGGTGCAAGCAATCATTTCGAGGCAGGCGGCTTCATCCGCTCGCATGATGATTTCGCGTGGCCGAACATCCAGTATCACTTTCTGCCGGTCGCGATCAGCTATAACGGCACCAATGCGGTGCAGATGCACGGGTTTCAGGCTCATGTCGGCTCAATGCGCTCGCCCAGCCGCGGCCGTGTGCAGATCGTATCGCGCGATCCGGAAGTCTATCCGAGCATCCTGTTCAACTACATGTCGCATGAGCAGGACTGGCGCGAATTCCGCGCTGCCATCCGCATCACGCGGGAGATCATGGCCCAGCCTGCGCTGGATCAATATCGTGGTCGCGAACTCAGCCCGGGTATGGAGTTGACGAGCGATGCCGATCTGGACGCCTTCGTGCGCAGTCATGCGGAGACGGCGTATCATCCGTCCTGCTCCTGCGCGATGGGCACGGATGATGCGGCGGTGGTGGATGCGGAGGGCCGCGTGCATGGGCTGGAGGGGCTACGAGTGGTGGATGCCTCGATCATGCCGCTGATCACGACCGGCAACCTGAATGCCCCGACGATTATGATGGCGGAAAAAATCGCCGACCGCATCCGTGGCCGTGCGTCCCTTCCGCCTTCCGACGCACCATATTACCGTGCAGATGGTGCGCCCGTACGGGGAACATGTGCGCGGAGAGCATTTGGGCGTGATGTAAACGTCTCCTGA
- the betB gene encoding betaine-aldehyde dehydrogenase yields the protein MTIPSPPTSPVALQEAHVPDSLMPGLYIHGQVEAGTGEVFTSVNPADGSVLAHIAAASEAEIARAVASAQEGQRIWAAMTGIERGRILRRAVDILRARNDVLARLETKDTGKPFSETSTVDIVTGADVLEYYAGLAQAIEGEQIPLNATQFAYTRREPLGVVAGIGAWNYPVQIALWKSAPALAAGNAMIFKPSEVTPLTVIELAKIYTEAGLPDGVFNVVQGCGDVGAMLTAHPVIEKISFTGGVETGKKVMALAGSSSLKEVTMELGGKSPLLVFEDADLDRAADIAVMANFYSSGQVCTNGTRVFVQESVLPAFREKLLARVAKIRLGHPEDPATVFGPLASFQHRDKVLSCIARGVAEGATLLAGGGAPQEAEFSRGAYVLPTVFGDCRDDMAIVREEIFGPVLSLLSFRDEEEVITRANATEYGLAAGVVTESLSRAHRVIHRLEAGICWINTWGGSPAEMPVGGYKQSGVGRENGLVTLGHYTRIKSVLIELGGFQSVF from the coding sequence ATGACCATTCCCTCTCCTCCCACATCTCCGGTTGCGTTACAGGAAGCTCATGTTCCCGATTCCCTGATGCCGGGATTGTATATTCATGGCCAGGTTGAGGCTGGTACGGGGGAGGTTTTTACCTCGGTCAATCCGGCAGATGGCAGCGTCCTGGCGCACATCGCTGCTGCCAGTGAAGCTGAGATTGCCCGCGCCGTGGCCAGTGCGCAGGAAGGGCAGCGCATCTGGGCGGCCATGACGGGGATTGAGCGTGGGCGCATTCTACGTCGGGCGGTCGATATTCTGCGTGCGCGCAACGACGTGCTCGCACGGCTGGAAACGAAAGATACCGGCAAGCCATTCAGCGAAACCAGCACGGTGGACATCGTGACCGGTGCGGATGTGCTGGAATATTACGCCGGGCTGGCACAGGCGATCGAGGGTGAGCAGATACCGCTCAATGCGACCCAATTTGCTTACACAAGGCGGGAGCCGCTGGGCGTGGTGGCCGGGATTGGTGCATGGAATTACCCGGTGCAGATCGCGCTGTGGAAATCGGCTCCGGCCCTGGCGGCGGGCAATGCGATGATCTTCAAGCCCAGCGAGGTCACGCCGCTGACGGTGATCGAACTGGCGAAAATCTATACCGAGGCCGGGCTGCCGGATGGCGTGTTCAACGTGGTGCAGGGTTGCGGCGATGTCGGGGCGATGCTGACGGCGCATCCGGTGATCGAGAAAATCTCCTTCACGGGCGGGGTGGAGACCGGAAAGAAGGTCATGGCGCTGGCCGGATCGTCTTCGCTCAAGGAAGTGACGATGGAGCTGGGCGGCAAATCCCCGCTGCTGGTGTTCGAGGATGCCGATCTGGACCGGGCCGCCGATATTGCGGTGATGGCGAATTTCTATTCTTCCGGTCAGGTCTGCACCAACGGCACCCGCGTTTTCGTGCAGGAGAGCGTGTTGCCCGCCTTCCGGGAGAAGCTGCTGGCACGCGTTGCAAAGATCCGTCTGGGCCATCCGGAAGACCCGGCGACGGTGTTCGGCCCGCTGGCGAGCTTCCAGCATCGTGACAAGGTGCTGTCCTGCATTGCGCGTGGTGTGGCAGAGGGCGCAACCCTGCTGGCGGGGGGAGGAGCGCCGCAGGAGGCTGAATTCTCCCGCGGGGCCTACGTATTACCCACCGTGTTCGGAGATTGCCGGGACGACATGGCCATCGTGCGTGAGGAGATTTTCGGCCCGGTGCTGAGCCTGCTGTCTTTCCGCGATGAGGAGGAGGTGATCACCCGCGCCAATGCCACCGAATACGGTCTGGCGGCCGGAGTGGTGACGGAATCCCTCAGCCGGGCGCATCGCGTCATTCACCGGCTGGAGGCGGGCATTTGCTGGATCAACACCTGGGGCGGCTCCCCGGCCGAGATGCCGGTCGGCGGCTATAAACAGTCCGGTGTCGGGCGAGAGAACGGTCTGGTGACGCTGGGCCATTATACCCGCATCAAATCGGTGCTGATCGAACTCGGTGGTTTCCAGTCGGTCTTCTGA
- the betI gene encoding transcriptional regulator BetI, translated as MPKVGMQPIRRAQLIRATLQSIDEVGLSDTTVARIARIAGVSTGIIAHYFQDKEALLEAAMRQILADLFAAMRARRKAAVDDTPRTLLRAIVEGNFDGTQTSTAAAKAWLAFWSSSMHQPHLRRLQQINAWYLHRLLRTQFLRVQTMEQAHHSALGLAALIDGLWLRATLAGKVNEENIQVAFDYIDRKLSTCL; from the coding sequence ATGCCTAAAGTGGGCATGCAACCAATCCGTCGCGCCCAGCTGATCCGTGCCACGCTGCAATCGATTGACGAAGTGGGGCTGAGTGATACGACGGTGGCCAGGATAGCCCGGATCGCAGGGGTTTCGACCGGGATCATCGCCCATTATTTTCAGGACAAGGAAGCCTTGCTGGAGGCGGCGATGCGCCAGATTCTGGCGGATCTGTTCGCCGCCATGCGGGCCAGACGAAAAGCGGCGGTGGATGATACGCCGCGTACCCTGCTGCGTGCCATTGTCGAGGGTAATTTTGATGGCACACAGACCAGTACCGCCGCGGCCAAGGCATGGCTGGCTTTCTGGTCATCCTCCATGCATCAGCCGCATTTGCGGCGATTGCAGCAGATCAATGCATGGTATCTCCATCGTTTGTTGCGTACCCAGTTTCTGCGTGTGCAGACGATGGAGCAGGCGCATCATTCCGCCCTGGGGCTGGCGGCGCTGATTGACGGATTATGGCTGCGGGCCACTCTTGCCGGAAAAGTTAATGAGGAAAATATTCAGGTGGCTTTTGATTATATAGATCGAAAGCTTAGCACCTGTTTGTGA
- the ffh gene encoding signal recognition particle protein, which translates to MFDTLSGKLTGVFDKLRGRGALNEADVAEALREVRLAMLDADVALPVVKDFIASVRERAAGAEVIDSVAPGQQVMKIVHDALIEQLGGAGAVPLNLNAVAPVPVLMVGLQGSGKTTTSGKLALRMAKKERRRVLLASLDTQRPAAQLQLQQLAEQAGVASLPIIQGQTPVEIARRAMETGRREVYDIVILDTAGRLAIDEELMEEVKAIRAETNPSETLLVVDAMTGQDAVNTARAFNEAVGVTGIVMTRMDGDARGGAALSMRAVTGAPIKLTGSGEKLDALEDFHPERVAGRILGLGDVAGLVEKAAETIDEAEAEEMAMKMLKGRFTLEDYAKQLKQISRMGSLSSIMGMLPGLGKFKQQIENANIDTSILKRQAAIISSMTVKERRNPDIIKASRKKRIAAGAGVQVQDVNRLLKQFDDMSQMMKQFSKLGQKGLMRNGMQALMAQRHRPQ; encoded by the coding sequence ATGTTCGACACACTTTCGGGCAAGCTCACCGGCGTTTTCGACAAGCTGCGTGGCCGTGGCGCGCTGAACGAGGCCGATGTGGCGGAGGCACTGCGCGAAGTGCGGCTGGCCATGCTGGATGCCGACGTCGCACTGCCGGTGGTGAAAGACTTCATCGCCTCGGTCAGGGAGCGTGCGGCAGGCGCGGAAGTCATCGACAGCGTGGCACCCGGTCAGCAGGTGATGAAGATCGTACATGATGCGCTGATCGAACAGCTGGGTGGTGCCGGGGCAGTCCCGCTGAACCTGAATGCGGTGGCGCCCGTGCCGGTGCTGATGGTGGGTTTGCAAGGTTCCGGCAAGACCACCACCAGCGGCAAGCTGGCGCTGCGTATGGCGAAAAAGGAACGGCGGCGCGTGTTGCTGGCCAGCCTGGATACCCAGCGTCCGGCGGCCCAGCTTCAGCTGCAGCAGCTTGCGGAGCAGGCAGGGGTTGCCTCCCTGCCGATCATTCAGGGCCAGACCCCGGTGGAGATCGCCCGCCGTGCCATGGAGACAGGACGGCGCGAGGTCTATGACATCGTGATCCTCGACACTGCCGGCCGTCTCGCCATCGATGAGGAGCTGATGGAGGAGGTCAAGGCGATCCGCGCTGAGACCAACCCTTCGGAAACCCTGCTGGTGGTCGATGCCATGACCGGGCAGGACGCGGTGAACACGGCCCGTGCCTTCAATGAGGCGGTGGGCGTAACCGGTATCGTCATGACGCGGATGGATGGCGATGCGCGCGGCGGTGCCGCACTGTCCATGCGGGCGGTGACCGGCGCACCTATCAAGCTAACCGGCTCTGGCGAGAAGCTGGATGCACTGGAGGATTTCCATCCGGAACGTGTGGCCGGCCGTATTCTGGGCCTGGGCGACGTAGCCGGATTGGTCGAAAAGGCTGCCGAGACCATCGACGAGGCCGAGGCCGAGGAAATGGCGATGAAGATGCTCAAAGGGCGCTTCACGCTGGAAGATTACGCCAAGCAGCTGAAACAGATTTCCCGGATGGGTAGTTTATCCTCCATCATGGGTATGTTGCCTGGTCTGGGAAAATTCAAACAGCAGATTGAGAACGCCAATATCGATACGTCGATCCTGAAGCGTCAGGCAGCGATCATCAGCTCCATGACGGTGAAGGAGCGCCGTAACCCGGACATCATCAAAGCCAGCCGCAAAAAACGCATTGCCGCCGGGGCTGGCGTGCAGGTGCAGGATGTTAACCGTCTGCTGAAGCAGTTCGATGATATGAGTCAGATGATGAAGCAGTTCAGCAAGCTGGGTCAGAAAGGATTGATGCGCAACGGCATGCAGGCGCTGATGGCCCAGCGACACCGCCCGCAGTGA
- a CDS encoding Hint domain-containing protein translates to MFQNGATAFLSGNHNIEDLSISGAVTIASDGHTLHNDNARLILAGGSVLVLDNVHLVTQTTIISSGQATIRLQGAQLEIEYGSYMPATLDFQDRHNADGSVSGSTVMINSEGAKANMFASITNLTTRDAIILTNAPTGGSRIYLQANGDGSYSLIEQMPEWGGQTSILCRHVRLATGLTAGDFTSLNQNGILELVCFLGGSMISTPEGEKPVETIYPGNSILALENGQPVARKVIWSGIATAHVNQDLPDDQAGYPVRIRKDAISDQVPYKDMLITPDHCLYLEGYFIPARLLVNGRTIFYDRSFTSYQYYHIETEKHAVITADGVLTETYLDTSNRRQFSPLGTEQTSRNVTMFGGRKSNWTEDAAAKLAVTPDLVEPVFRRIEARANEFAPPARPSTTTERQLQLKTQDGQMLRQVREINGRVCLWFLPG, encoded by the coding sequence GTGTTTCAGAATGGAGCCACCGCTTTCCTGTCGGGTAACCACAATATCGAAGATCTCTCGATCTCAGGGGCAGTGACGATCGCCTCTGACGGGCATACACTGCATAATGACAATGCCCGGCTGATACTGGCAGGCGGATCAGTGCTGGTGCTGGATAACGTCCATCTGGTCACTCAGACGACAATTATTTCCTCCGGTCAGGCCACCATCCGGCTTCAGGGTGCTCAACTGGAAATTGAATATGGCAGCTACATGCCGGCCACGCTGGATTTTCAGGATCGACACAATGCGGATGGCAGCGTTTCCGGCAGCACGGTGATGATCAATTCCGAAGGTGCGAAAGCCAATATGTTCGCGTCGATCACAAACCTGACCACTCGTGATGCCATCATCCTGACCAATGCACCGACCGGTGGCTCCCGGATCTATCTTCAGGCCAACGGGGATGGAAGCTACTCCCTGATAGAGCAAATGCCGGAATGGGGTGGACAGACCTCCATCCTGTGCAGACATGTGAGGCTCGCCACAGGGCTGACCGCCGGTGATTTCACCTCTCTCAACCAGAACGGAATACTGGAGCTGGTCTGCTTCCTGGGCGGCAGCATGATCAGCACCCCGGAAGGCGAAAAGCCGGTCGAAACCATCTACCCCGGCAACTCCATTCTCGCCCTCGAAAACGGCCAACCTGTTGCACGCAAGGTCATCTGGTCAGGCATTGCAACCGCACATGTGAATCAGGACCTGCCCGATGACCAGGCCGGATATCCGGTGCGGATCAGAAAAGACGCCATCAGCGATCAGGTGCCGTATAAGGATATGCTGATTACCCCCGATCACTGCCTGTATCTGGAAGGTTACTTTATCCCCGCCCGTCTGCTGGTGAACGGAAGAACGATTTTTTATGATCGCTCTTTTACATCCTATCAATATTATCATATCGAAACAGAGAAACATGCGGTCATCACCGCAGACGGGGTTCTGACAGAAACTTATCTGGATACCAGCAATCGCAGACAGTTCAGCCCTCTCGGCACAGAGCAGACCAGCAGGAACGTCACCATGTTCGGAGGCCGGAAATCGAACTGGACCGAGGATGCCGCTGCAAAACTGGCCGTGACACCCGATCTCGTGGAGCCGGTGTTCCGCCGTATTGAGGCCCGCGCCAACGAATTTGCTCCGCCGGCCCGCCCCTCCACGACCACAGAGCGGCAGTTGCAGCTCAAGACACAAGATGGCCAGATGCTCCGCCAGGTAAGGGAAATCAATGGCAGGGTCTGTTTATGGTTCCTGCCGGGGTGA
- the infC gene encoding translation initiation factor IF-3, with protein sequence MPAPPNRDGPRVNEEIRVPQVRLIDQDGEMQGVMSARDALIRAYAVGLDLLEISPNAEPPVVKILDYGKFKYEQQKKKNEARKRQKVIEIKEIKVRPNIDENDYQVKMRAMRSFISEGDKVKVTLRFRGREMAHQELGARVLQRIREELDAETKVEQMPKMENRQMVMVLAPR encoded by the coding sequence TTGCCCGCACCGCCTAATCGCGACGGGCCCCGTGTAAATGAGGAAATCCGCGTTCCGCAGGTCCGCCTCATCGATCAGGATGGAGAGATGCAAGGTGTGATGAGCGCGCGTGACGCGCTGATTCGCGCCTATGCCGTTGGTCTCGATCTGCTGGAAATCAGCCCGAACGCCGAGCCGCCGGTCGTCAAGATCCTCGACTACGGCAAGTTCAAATATGAACAGCAGAAAAAGAAAAACGAGGCTCGTAAGCGCCAGAAAGTCATCGAGATCAAGGAAATCAAGGTCCGTCCCAACATCGATGAAAACGACTACCAGGTGAAGATGCGGGCAATGCGCAGCTTTATCTCGGAAGGCGACAAGGTGAAGGTGACGCTCCGGTTCCGTGGTCGCGAAATGGCGCATCAGGAACTCGGTGCCCGTGTGCTCCAGCGTATCCGTGAGGAGCTGGACGCGGAAACCAAGGTCGAGCAGATGCCGAAAATGGAAAACCGGCAGATGGTTATGGTGCTCGCGCCGCGCTGA